In one window of Fictibacillus phosphorivorans DNA:
- a CDS encoding acyl-CoA dehydrogenase: MNLVFTEEQKMMQKMVRDFAQKEIAPAIEHMEETEEFPRHLITKMAELGLMGIPIPEEYGGAGMDFTSYIIAINELSKVSATIGVILSVHTSVGTNPILYFGNEEQKRKYIPKLASGEYLGAFGLTEPSSGSDAASLKTRAVKKGDHYILNGSKIFITNAGEADVYIVFASTAPDKGSYGISAFIVDKDTPGFSVGKKEKKMGLNGSNTCEIVFEDARVPAENLLGKEGEGFKIAMSNLDVGRIGIAAQSLGIAEAALEFATNYAKERKQFGKPIGANQGLGFKLADMATAVEAAKLLTYRAADLKTNNLSCGKEASMAKLFASETAMKSAIEAVQVYGGYGYTKEYPVERLFRDAKVCQIYEGTSEIQRMVLSKHLLG; encoded by the coding sequence ATGAACCTCGTATTTACTGAAGAACAAAAGATGATGCAAAAGATGGTACGGGATTTTGCGCAGAAAGAGATAGCACCGGCCATCGAGCATATGGAAGAGACGGAAGAGTTTCCGCGTCATCTCATCACGAAGATGGCAGAGCTCGGACTGATGGGAATTCCTATTCCAGAAGAATACGGCGGAGCCGGAATGGATTTTACATCCTACATTATCGCGATCAATGAGCTTTCAAAAGTGAGCGCGACGATTGGCGTTATTTTATCCGTTCATACGAGTGTCGGAACGAATCCGATTCTTTATTTCGGGAATGAAGAACAAAAGAGAAAATACATTCCTAAGTTAGCGAGTGGAGAGTACCTTGGTGCGTTCGGACTAACAGAGCCTAGTTCAGGTTCTGATGCAGCGAGCTTAAAGACGAGAGCGGTTAAAAAGGGCGATCATTACATCTTGAACGGCTCTAAGATTTTTATTACAAACGCAGGAGAAGCAGACGTGTACATCGTTTTTGCTTCAACAGCACCTGATAAAGGAAGCTACGGAATCTCGGCCTTCATCGTAGATAAAGATACACCAGGTTTTTCAGTAGGAAAGAAAGAGAAAAAAATGGGGTTGAACGGATCAAACACGTGCGAGATCGTTTTCGAAGATGCACGTGTACCTGCTGAAAATCTGCTTGGTAAAGAAGGCGAAGGCTTTAAGATCGCGATGAGTAACCTTGATGTGGGCAGGATCGGAATTGCTGCTCAATCATTAGGTATCGCAGAAGCTGCCTTAGAATTTGCAACGAATTATGCAAAAGAAAGAAAACAGTTCGGTAAACCGATCGGTGCGAATCAAGGGCTTGGCTTTAAGCTTGCGGACATGGCGACTGCGGTTGAAGCGGCAAAACTTTTAACCTATCGTGCAGCTGATCTGAAAACAAACAACCTATCATGCGGAAAAGAAGCTTCGATGGCAAAGCTGTTTGCTTCGGAAACCGCGATGAAGTCAGCGATCGAAGCGGTGCAAGTATATGGAGGATACGGCTACACGAAAGAGTATCCGGTAGAAAGATTGTTCCGTGACGCGAAGGTGTGTCAGATCTATGAGGGAACAAGCGAGATTCAGCGTATGGTGTTAAGCAAACATTTACTAGGATAA
- a CDS encoding acetyl-CoA C-acetyltransferase: protein MTKSVIVSGVRTPVGKFGGGLSSLTASDLGGIAIKEALQRANVAPESVDEVILGCVLQGGQGQIPSRQAAEKAGLPWKTKTETINKVCASGLRAITMADQIIRAGDEEVIVAGGMESMSNAPYILPKARWGLRMGDSSVKDLMVHDGLTCTFTGVHMGIYGNDVAKEMEISRERQDEWAYRSHSRAIESIEKGIFAEEIVPVEVPQRKGEPVVVSQDESPRKDTSIESLAKLRPVFSQDGTITAGNAPGVNDGAAAVVVMSQERAEKEGKEVMATILGHTALAVEAKDFPKTPGLVINELLKKTGKSLEEIDLFEINEAFAAVALASSELAGLDLEKVNVNGGAVALGHPIGASGTRIVLTLIHELKRRGGGLGIASICSGGGQGDAILVEVKK, encoded by the coding sequence ATGACAAAATCAGTAATCGTCAGTGGTGTACGGACACCTGTAGGGAAATTTGGCGGTGGATTAAGTTCTCTTACAGCATCAGATCTAGGTGGGATCGCGATTAAAGAAGCACTTCAACGAGCGAATGTTGCGCCTGAATCAGTGGATGAAGTCATTTTAGGTTGTGTTCTTCAAGGAGGGCAAGGCCAGATTCCTTCTCGCCAAGCGGCGGAAAAAGCAGGATTACCTTGGAAGACGAAAACAGAAACGATCAACAAAGTTTGTGCTTCTGGACTTCGTGCGATCACGATGGCTGATCAGATCATCCGTGCAGGTGATGAAGAAGTCATCGTCGCTGGTGGGATGGAATCGATGAGCAACGCACCATACATTTTACCGAAAGCGCGCTGGGGACTTCGTATGGGAGATAGCTCAGTGAAAGATCTCATGGTTCATGATGGACTAACGTGTACGTTTACAGGTGTCCACATGGGAATTTACGGAAATGACGTAGCGAAAGAGATGGAGATCTCACGTGAGCGTCAAGACGAGTGGGCGTACCGCAGTCATAGCCGTGCTATCGAGTCGATTGAAAAGGGGATTTTTGCAGAAGAGATCGTACCTGTTGAAGTGCCTCAACGCAAAGGCGAGCCGGTTGTTGTGTCCCAAGATGAGTCACCGCGTAAAGATACTTCTATCGAATCTCTTGCAAAATTAAGACCTGTATTTTCACAAGATGGAACGATTACTGCAGGAAACGCACCAGGCGTCAACGATGGTGCAGCAGCAGTAGTCGTGATGAGTCAAGAGCGTGCTGAAAAAGAAGGCAAAGAAGTGATGGCGACGATCCTTGGTCACACGGCACTTGCTGTTGAAGCAAAGGATTTTCCGAAGACGCCAGGTCTTGTCATCAATGAGTTGTTAAAGAAAACAGGAAAATCATTAGAAGAAATTGACCTTTTTGAAATAAACGAAGCATTTGCAGCTGTTGCGTTAGCGAGTTCTGAACTTGCGGGATTAGATCTTGAAAAAGTGAACGTGAATGGTGGAGCAGTCGCGTTAGGTCACCCGATTGGGGCGAGCGGCACGCGCATCGTACTAACATTGATCCACGAGTTAAAAAGACGTGGCGGCGGACTTGGTATAGCTTCGATCTGTTCAGGCGGCGGGCAAGGTGACGCGATCTTAGTAGAAGTGAAGAAATAA
- a CDS encoding 3-hydroxybutyryl-CoA dehydrogenase, whose translation MSIQNIMVIGAGQMGSGIAQVCAQAGYSVVLHDMQEEFVQKGIGIISKNLNRSVEKGRLDESEKESILSRITASVSLENASHADLVIEAVVENMDVKTQLFKMLDQYAPAHTILASNTSSLPITEIAAATNRPEKVIGMHFMNPVPVMKLVEIIRGLQTADDVYETIESVSKKLQKVPVEVNDFPGFISNRILMPMINEAIFSVYEGVATPEAVDEIMKLGMNHPMGPLTLADFIGLDTCLYIMETLHEGFGDDKYRPCPLLRKYVKAGWLGKKSSRGFYNYGV comes from the coding sequence ATGAGCATTCAAAACATTATGGTGATCGGTGCAGGACAGATGGGTTCAGGAATCGCGCAAGTTTGTGCGCAAGCGGGGTACTCTGTTGTTCTGCATGACATGCAAGAAGAGTTCGTACAAAAAGGAATCGGAATCATCTCTAAAAACTTAAACCGCTCCGTGGAAAAAGGACGTCTGGATGAAAGCGAGAAAGAATCCATTCTATCCCGCATCACAGCTTCTGTTTCTCTAGAGAACGCGTCACATGCGGATTTAGTGATCGAAGCGGTCGTAGAGAACATGGACGTGAAAACACAGCTCTTTAAGATGCTCGACCAATACGCGCCAGCTCATACAATCTTAGCGTCGAACACATCTTCACTTCCGATCACAGAGATTGCGGCCGCAACGAACCGACCTGAAAAAGTAATCGGGATGCATTTCATGAATCCAGTTCCTGTTATGAAACTCGTAGAGATCATCCGTGGGCTTCAAACAGCGGATGACGTGTACGAGACGATCGAATCTGTATCCAAGAAGCTGCAGAAAGTTCCTGTAGAAGTGAATGACTTCCCAGGATTCATCTCCAACCGCATCCTCATGCCGATGATCAACGAAGCGATCTTCTCGGTGTATGAAGGTGTTGCAACCCCTGAAGCGGTCGATGAGATTATGAAACTCGGAATGAACCATCCGATGGGTCCGTTAACACTAGCAGACTTCATCGGGCTCGACACATGCCTCTACATCATGGAGACGCTGCATGAAGGATTCGGAGATGACAAGTATCGTCCGTGTCCGCTGTTAAGAAAGTACGTAAAAGCAGGCTGGCTAGGCAAGAAGTCAAGCAGAGGGTTCTACAACTACGGGGTCTGA
- a CDS encoding acyl-CoA dehydrogenase, whose translation MQFMLSEEHEMIRKMVRDFAKNEVEPTAAERDEEERFDRAIFDQMGELGLCGIPWPEEYGGIGGDYLGYVIAVEELSRVCASVGVTLSAHTSLAGWPIFKFGNEEQKQKFLRPMAEGKKIGAYGLTEPGSGSDAGNMKTTAKKDGDDYIINGSKIFITNAGDAEIYVVFARTDIEAGSRGVSAFIVEKGTPGFSFGKKEKKLGIRSSPTLEIIFEDCRVPAENLLGKEGEGFKIAMMTLDGGRNGIAAQAVGIAQGALDASVNYAKDRKQFGKPIGVNQGIGFKLADMATKVEAARLLTYQAAWRESEGLPYGKESAMSKLFAGDIAMEVTTDAVQVFGGYGYTKEYPVERYMRDAKITQIYEGTQEIQRLVISKMLLKD comes from the coding sequence ATGCAATTTATGTTATCTGAAGAACATGAAATGATCCGCAAGATGGTGCGTGATTTTGCAAAAAATGAAGTAGAACCTACAGCAGCAGAACGTGACGAAGAGGAGCGTTTTGACCGAGCTATTTTTGATCAGATGGGTGAGCTTGGCCTTTGCGGAATTCCTTGGCCAGAAGAGTACGGCGGAATCGGCGGAGACTACCTAGGTTATGTGATCGCAGTTGAAGAACTATCTCGTGTTTGTGCGTCAGTCGGTGTAACGCTATCTGCTCACACCTCTCTTGCCGGATGGCCGATCTTCAAGTTTGGTAACGAAGAGCAAAAGCAAAAGTTCCTTCGTCCGATGGCAGAAGGTAAAAAAATTGGAGCTTATGGCTTAACTGAACCAGGATCAGGATCAGATGCAGGAAACATGAAAACAACAGCGAAAAAAGACGGCGATGACTATATCATCAACGGCTCAAAGATCTTCATCACAAACGCTGGGGACGCTGAGATCTATGTTGTGTTCGCGCGCACGGATATCGAAGCAGGATCAAGAGGAGTTTCTGCGTTTATCGTAGAAAAAGGAACACCAGGCTTTTCTTTCGGTAAAAAAGAAAAGAAACTCGGGATCCGTTCATCACCAACATTAGAAATCATTTTCGAAGATTGCCGTGTGCCAGCTGAAAACCTTCTAGGTAAAGAAGGAGAAGGCTTTAAGATTGCGATGATGACACTTGATGGCGGACGTAACGGAATCGCAGCTCAAGCAGTAGGAATCGCTCAAGGTGCACTTGATGCTTCTGTAAACTACGCAAAAGACCGCAAACAGTTTGGTAAGCCGATCGGTGTCAACCAAGGGATCGGGTTCAAACTTGCAGATATGGCAACAAAAGTGGAAGCGGCACGACTACTAACCTATCAAGCAGCTTGGAGAGAATCAGAAGGTCTTCCATACGGAAAAGAATCTGCGATGTCGAAGCTATTTGCTGGAGACATTGCCATGGAAGTAACGACAGACGCAGTTCAAGTCTTCGGTGGATACGGATACACGAAAGAATATCCAGTAGAACGTTACATGCGTGATGCAAAAATTACGCAGATCTACGAAGGTACACAAGAAATTCAGCGTCTCGTTATTTCTAAGATGCTTTTGAAAGATTAA
- the cls gene encoding cardiolipin synthase, whose amino-acid sequence MWIVLFVIVIGFLAWVDFYLGHKQTTAKEEPPVNTTGNMHLLTTGSHFFDSLFQDIDQANKSIYIQFYILRDDELGQELCQKLIAKAHQGLEVRLLLDYMGSYGLKKKTVNSLKNAGVHFEYSNKPQFPYLLYRINHRNHRKITIIDSEIGYLGGYNVGNEYIGRVTRFGDWRDYHLKLRGNVVSELQRLFCDDWNGSTNEKMTQSVSSLTQEVEEKDLLLLPSKGQAGYHYFYEKIKQAKKSIFIGSPYFIPGKKMNRALLSALDRGVSVKVLVPMNPDHPFVQEASYRYVKPLLEAGAEIYQFHEGFYHSKIVMFDDSICDIGTANFDLRSFFYNDELNCIFTDKTEIQAVKKVLDSDLERSEKLTLARLKKTRSSVKVRFKEMVGFLLSPFL is encoded by the coding sequence ATGTGGATCGTCTTATTTGTTATTGTCATTGGATTTTTGGCTTGGGTCGACTTTTATTTAGGACATAAACAAACGACCGCGAAAGAAGAACCTCCTGTAAACACAACAGGCAATATGCATCTTTTAACAACGGGTTCTCATTTTTTCGATTCACTGTTTCAAGACATAGATCAAGCGAACAAATCGATCTACATACAGTTTTACATATTACGAGATGACGAACTCGGACAAGAGCTATGTCAGAAGTTGATCGCAAAAGCACATCAAGGCTTAGAAGTTAGACTACTTCTTGATTACATGGGGAGTTACGGGCTGAAAAAAAAGACGGTTAACAGTCTTAAAAATGCTGGCGTTCATTTTGAATACAGCAACAAGCCGCAATTTCCGTATCTCTTATACCGAATCAATCATCGAAATCATCGAAAAATCACGATCATCGACTCAGAGATCGGCTATTTGGGTGGATATAACGTAGGAAATGAATATATTGGCAGAGTCACACGGTTTGGAGATTGGCGCGACTATCATTTAAAATTAAGAGGTAACGTTGTAAGCGAATTGCAGCGTCTATTTTGTGATGATTGGAACGGTTCAACAAACGAAAAGATGACGCAAAGTGTTTCATCTCTTACTCAGGAAGTAGAAGAAAAAGACCTGTTGCTCCTTCCTTCAAAAGGACAGGCTGGGTATCACTATTTTTATGAAAAAATAAAACAAGCGAAAAAAAGCATTTTTATAGGTTCACCATACTTCATTCCGGGTAAAAAGATGAACAGAGCGCTTTTGTCAGCACTAGATCGTGGTGTCAGTGTGAAGGTACTCGTTCCCATGAACCCAGACCACCCTTTTGTCCAAGAAGCTTCTTATCGTTATGTCAAACCGCTATTAGAAGCGGGTGCTGAGATCTATCAGTTTCATGAAGGATTTTATCACTCCAAAATCGTGATGTTCGATGATTCGATCTGTGATATTGGAACGGCAAACTTCGATCTTCGCAGCTTTTTTTATAACGACGAGCTAAATTGCATCTTTACAGACAAAACGGAGATACAAGCTGTTAAAAAAGTTCTCGATTCAGATCTTGAACGCTCTGAAAAGCTGACGCTAGCACGTTTAAAGAAGACACGGAGTTCCGTTAAAGTTCGATTTAAAGAAATGGTGGGTTTTTTGTTATCGCCTTTTTTATAA
- the meaB gene encoding methylmalonyl Co-A mutase-associated GTPase MeaB produces the protein MHPLAQRIQQKEERALAKAITLAENNGEDKLELLKSIYPQQKGAHWIGITGSPGAGKSSLVNRLISFLRKKKMTVAVVAVDPTSPFSGGSILGDRVRMADHFTDPGVFIRSMGTRGSLGGLSRSTKETVRLMDAYGFDVILIETVGVGQSELDIMKLADSVAVVLNPGSGDVVQVFKAGIMEIADLFVVNKADMPGVPKLLAEIEAMLDLVKHDSPYRPPVVQTISTENKGLHELWESLLTHREYLEKSGEGKERKLSNLKREVMEVVQHEIYQQVWKQEQKNGFSWLADLESGTTDPYTAAEEILLKRMQPADGKQK, from the coding sequence ATGCATCCATTAGCACAGCGCATCCAGCAAAAAGAGGAACGTGCTCTCGCGAAAGCGATCACGCTTGCCGAGAACAACGGTGAAGACAAACTCGAGCTTTTAAAGAGCATCTACCCACAGCAAAAAGGTGCTCATTGGATCGGTATCACCGGTTCACCGGGTGCTGGGAAAAGTTCGCTCGTCAATCGTCTCATCTCTTTTTTGCGCAAAAAGAAGATGACTGTTGCCGTTGTTGCCGTTGATCCGACGAGTCCGTTCAGCGGAGGCTCTATCCTTGGAGACCGCGTTCGGATGGCTGACCATTTTACCGACCCAGGCGTGTTTATCCGAAGCATGGGGACGCGCGGTAGTCTTGGCGGCCTTTCCCGGTCAACGAAAGAAACGGTACGGCTAATGGATGCTTATGGTTTTGATGTGATTTTAATAGAGACAGTAGGAGTCGGACAATCAGAACTCGACATTATGAAGCTAGCAGATTCGGTTGCGGTTGTATTGAACCCGGGCAGCGGAGATGTTGTGCAAGTGTTTAAAGCGGGAATCATGGAAATCGCGGATCTCTTCGTTGTGAACAAAGCAGATATGCCAGGCGTTCCGAAGCTTCTTGCTGAGATTGAAGCGATGCTTGACCTTGTGAAGCACGACAGTCCGTACCGCCCGCCAGTCGTTCAGACGATTTCTACTGAAAATAAAGGTTTACACGAATTATGGGAATCGCTTCTAACGCACCGTGAATATTTAGAGAAGAGCGGCGAAGGTAAGGAAAGAAAGCTTTCTAACCTGAAGCGCGAGGTGATGGAAGTGGTTCAGCATGAAATCTATCAGCAAGTGTGGAAACAAGAACAGAAAAATGGGTTCTCCTGGCTGGCCGACTTAGAATCAGGTACGACAGACCCTTATACAGCTGCAGAAGAGATTCTTTTAAAACGAATGCAGCCGGCTGACGGGAAACAGAAATGA
- a CDS encoding DUF1427 family protein, which yields MKLIVLSLITGALVGFVFALLKLPIPAPPALPGIMGIIGIYLGYQAYIWMAGTFLK from the coding sequence ATGAAGTTGATCGTATTATCACTAATAACAGGCGCCCTCGTAGGCTTTGTTTTTGCCCTGTTAAAACTCCCGATTCCGGCACCACCCGCATTACCAGGAATCATGGGCATCATCGGTATTTATTTAGGCTATCAAGCTTACATCTGGATGGCAGGTACTTTTCTAAAGTGA
- the uvsE gene encoding UV DNA damage repair endonuclease UvsE has product MLTSFGFVSTALNLYEASPAKTMTYATYQKRDEKERTAQLLAITKNNLERTLRVLHYCIAHELPLHRMSSSIVPLATHPEAAWDFLKETKKECKEIEKLVKKHNIRTSMHPNQYTLFTSPRKEVTLNAVKDMQYHYDLLKGMGIEDRSYINIHIGGAYGDKPSALERFYENIKLLPSDVKARMTLENDDKTFTTQETLEVCENEGIPLMFDYHHYMANPDDNGSLEELLPRFVKTWENTGRPPKVHLSSPKDEKAYRSHHDFVSLDYVLPFFKLMSNYTDELDVMIEAKQKDRAVLQLVGELEKVRGFKRMSGGTILM; this is encoded by the coding sequence ATGTTAACATCTTTCGGATTTGTATCAACGGCTCTCAACTTATATGAGGCCTCACCTGCAAAAACGATGACTTATGCTACTTATCAAAAACGTGATGAGAAAGAACGCACAGCACAACTGCTTGCCATCACGAAAAACAATCTAGAGCGCACTTTACGCGTTCTTCATTATTGTATTGCGCACGAACTTCCTCTTCACCGCATGTCTTCTTCAATCGTTCCTTTAGCTACCCACCCTGAAGCAGCTTGGGACTTTTTAAAAGAGACAAAGAAAGAATGCAAAGAGATCGAAAAGCTCGTAAAAAAACATAACATTAGAACGAGCATGCATCCTAATCAGTACACGCTGTTTACGAGTCCTCGTAAAGAGGTGACGTTAAATGCGGTGAAAGATATGCAATATCATTATGATCTGCTTAAAGGGATGGGCATCGAGGACCGAAGCTATATCAATATCCATATTGGCGGGGCTTATGGTGATAAGCCGTCTGCTTTAGAACGCTTTTATGAAAATATTAAACTTCTCCCGTCTGACGTAAAAGCGCGGATGACGCTTGAGAACGACGATAAAACATTCACGACCCAAGAGACATTAGAAGTCTGTGAAAATGAAGGCATTCCACTTATGTTTGATTACCATCATTATATGGCCAATCCGGATGACAATGGTTCGCTAGAGGAATTGCTTCCGAGGTTCGTGAAAACGTGGGAGAATACAGGTCGACCGCCAAAAGTTCATCTTTCCTCACCAAAAGACGAGAAAGCGTACAGAAGTCACCATGACTTTGTAAGTCTGGATTATGTGCTGCCGTTCTTTAAATTGATGTCTAATTATACCGATGAGCTGGATGTAATGATTGAAGCGAAACAAAAAGACCGCGCTGTTCTTCAGCTCGTTGGTGAACTGGAGAAAGTACGCGGCTTTAAGAGGATGAGCGGTGGAACCATCCTTATGTAA
- a CDS encoding alpha/beta fold hydrolase, which translates to MALAGLTSELQIYYEKLGTGAPIVFLHPPGMSHLVFKYQKELAANYQTIFPDCRGHGRSSTKDPESFTIWDLADDVASLLDHLLLEEAYICGYSAGGSVAQAFVQKYPHRTKGLILSGGFSQVSTFALKKQFQTGIRLAKNAPALLNQILVSTHSNSPEDRKEMLSYHKQTNPKTCQRFYQESLSFQCTDHLKEWRFPLLFIYGEQAEYMHPYRRIYARNVHAKAKFVLINKALHQLPIKHYASFNAEIKKFIPCLT; encoded by the coding sequence ATGGCATTAGCCGGATTGACCTCTGAGTTGCAAATCTATTATGAAAAGCTAGGAACCGGTGCACCAATCGTCTTTTTACACCCGCCCGGTATGAGTCACCTCGTGTTCAAGTACCAAAAAGAACTAGCAGCCAATTATCAAACGATTTTTCCTGATTGTAGGGGGCACGGTCGTTCGTCTACTAAAGATCCAGAAAGCTTTACGATATGGGACTTGGCAGATGATGTCGCTTCTCTATTGGACCATTTATTATTAGAAGAAGCGTATATTTGTGGGTATTCAGCAGGTGGTTCGGTCGCACAGGCATTTGTTCAAAAATATCCGCATCGGACAAAGGGCCTTATTTTGAGTGGAGGCTTTTCTCAAGTTTCTACATTCGCACTGAAGAAACAGTTTCAAACAGGAATAAGGCTGGCAAAAAATGCACCAGCCCTACTTAATCAGATTCTCGTCAGCACACACTCGAATTCTCCGGAAGATCGAAAAGAAATGTTGTCTTATCATAAGCAAACGAATCCTAAAACGTGTCAGAGATTCTACCAAGAAAGTCTTTCCTTCCAATGCACGGATCATCTAAAAGAGTGGCGATTTCCGTTGTTGTTCATATACGGGGAACAAGCGGAATATATGCATCCTTATAGAAGGATCTACGCAAGAAATGTTCATGCGAAAGCCAAGTTTGTTTTAATAAATAAAGCGCTGCATCAGCTTCCGATCAAGCATTATGCAAGCTTCAATGCAGAAATTAAAAAATTTATTCCATGCCTTACATAA
- a CDS encoding (Fe-S)-binding protein — MDGLMVANWLAFIFVTAYALFLFAYVVKTRFEFIKLGKKVEFDHTVQERIKAVLVNVFGQKKLLKDKKSGIIHIMFFYGFLLVQFGAIDFIWKGLNPGTHLPLGPLYPGFTFFQEIVTTMIMIAVVWAFYRRYVEKLVRLKRGFKSGLVLLFIGGLMLSVLVGNGAEIIWHDLPYEWTAPIASVIAMALGFLGKTGAAVIFFISWWIHLLFLLTFLVYVPQSKHAHLIAGPLNVWLGRKDKVGKLSSINFEDETQEVFGVNKIEDFNQKQLVDLYACVECGRCTNVCPATGTGKMLSPMDMIVKLRDHLTVKGAAVTSRTPWMPAFAFSNTTGNQIAFEARGKGTEETAATTDGSSALAYDVEMIGEVMTEEEIWACTTCRNCEDQCPVMNEHVDKIIDMRRYLVLTEGKMDAEAQRAIKNIEKQGNPWGISKKERENWRELKEDIVVPTVKEKEKAGEEFEYLFWVSSMGAYDNRSQKIALSLAKIMNEAGITFAILGNKEKNSGDTPRRLGNEFLFQEMANANIELFQKHNVKKIITIDPHAYNTFKNEYPEFGLEAEVYHHTELLADWIKEGRIKPKFEVNETITYHDSCYLGRYNEVYEPPRDILKAIPGVKVVEMDRNRQNGMCCGAGGGMMWMEEKAGSRVNVARTEQALAVNPTMIGSGCPYCLTMLSDGTKAKEVEEQVQTLDVVEILEKSMFGSQKQEFFSSI, encoded by the coding sequence ATGGACGGCTTAATGGTAGCAAACTGGCTTGCATTTATTTTTGTAACCGCTTACGCACTGTTTTTATTTGCTTATGTTGTAAAAACAAGGTTTGAGTTCATCAAGCTCGGCAAAAAAGTAGAGTTTGATCATACGGTTCAAGAGCGAATTAAAGCAGTCTTAGTGAATGTATTTGGTCAAAAGAAGCTGTTGAAAGATAAGAAGAGTGGAATTATCCATATCATGTTCTTTTATGGATTCCTTCTCGTTCAGTTCGGAGCGATTGATTTTATTTGGAAGGGACTCAACCCTGGAACTCATCTGCCTTTAGGACCGCTTTATCCGGGATTCACGTTTTTCCAAGAAATCGTAACAACGATGATCATGATCGCAGTCGTGTGGGCTTTTTATAGAAGATATGTTGAAAAGCTTGTTCGACTGAAGCGCGGATTTAAATCTGGATTAGTTCTTCTGTTCATCGGTGGCTTGATGCTCTCTGTATTAGTAGGTAACGGTGCAGAGATTATCTGGCATGATCTACCGTACGAGTGGACAGCACCAATTGCGTCCGTAATCGCAATGGCTCTCGGATTCTTAGGGAAAACCGGTGCTGCAGTCATATTCTTTATCTCATGGTGGATTCACTTATTGTTCTTATTAACGTTTTTAGTGTATGTTCCGCAATCAAAGCATGCTCACTTGATCGCAGGTCCACTAAACGTTTGGCTTGGCCGTAAAGATAAAGTAGGAAAGCTTTCTTCGATCAATTTTGAAGACGAGACACAAGAAGTTTTCGGTGTGAATAAAATTGAAGACTTTAATCAGAAGCAGCTTGTTGATCTCTATGCTTGTGTAGAGTGCGGACGTTGTACGAATGTTTGTCCGGCAACAGGTACTGGTAAGATGCTATCGCCGATGGATATGATCGTGAAATTACGTGACCATCTAACGGTGAAAGGAGCAGCGGTAACTTCTCGTACACCTTGGATGCCAGCGTTCGCGTTCTCGAACACAACAGGCAACCAGATCGCTTTTGAAGCGAGAGGGAAGGGTACTGAGGAAACAGCGGCAACAACAGACGGATCATCTGCACTTGCTTATGATGTAGAGATGATCGGTGAAGTCATGACAGAAGAAGAGATCTGGGCATGTACGACTTGCCGTAACTGTGAAGATCAGTGTCCAGTTATGAACGAACACGTTGATAAGATCATCGACATGCGTCGTTATCTTGTTCTTACTGAAGGTAAGATGGATGCAGAAGCGCAGCGTGCGATCAAAAATATCGAGAAGCAAGGTAATCCTTGGGGAATCTCGAAAAAGGAACGCGAGAACTGGCGTGAGCTGAAAGAAGATATCGTGGTTCCTACTGTAAAAGAGAAAGAAAAAGCGGGTGAAGAATTTGAGTACCTGTTCTGGGTAAGTTCGATGGGTGCTTATGACAACCGTTCACAAAAAATTGCACTTTCTTTAGCGAAGATCATGAACGAAGCAGGAATCACGTTTGCGATCTTAGGAAACAAAGAAAAGAACTCTGGTGATACGCCTCGTCGTCTCGGAAACGAGTTTTTATTCCAAGAGATGGCGAACGCAAACATCGAGTTATTCCAAAAGCATAATGTTAAGAAGATCATCACGATCGACCCGCATGCGTACAACACGTTCAAGAACGAATACCCTGAGTTTGGTCTAGAAGCTGAAGTGTATCACCATACAGAGCTTTTAGCAGACTGGATTAAAGAAGGAAGAATCAAGCCGAAGTTTGAGGTGAATGAAACGATCACGTATCACGATTCTTGTTACCTCGGCCGCTATAACGAAGTATATGAACCACCTCGTGATATTTTAAAAGCAATTCCAGGTGTGAAGGTCGTAGAGATGGATCGCAACCGTCAGAACGGAATGTGCTGTGGAGCGGGTGGCGGAATGATGTGGATGGAGGAAAAAGCAGGGTCTCGTGTGAACGTTGCTCGTACAGAACAAGCTCTTGCTGTTAACCCAACCATGATCGGAAGCGGATGTCCGTATTGCTTAACGATGTTGAGTGACGGAACGAAGGCAAAAGAAGTAGAAGAGCAAGTTCAAACACTAGATGTTGTTGAAATCCTTGAAAAATCGATGTTTGGCTCACAGAAACAAGAGTTCTTCAGTAGTATTTGA